AAGAGCCATTTACAATCCTATATGAATCAATGAAATCATCTTTCGTCTTACTGGCAACAATTTTACCGTTATTAATATAAGTAATATAGTCTGCACATTTTTCTAAGTCAGATGTAATATGAGTAGAGAATAGTATACTTCTCTCACCATCTTCGACTAATTCTTGAAATACGTCAAGTATATTATCCCTCGCTACAGGATCTAGTCCACTAGTCGGTTCATCAAGTATAAATAATTTGGCATTATGGGATAGGGCAATAGCCAATGAATACTTTACCTTCATCCCTTCTGACAATTCAGATATCTTCTTGTCTGGATCTAGTTTAAATCTTTTAAGATAATAAGTATATATGTCCTCATTCCAATTAGTATAAAATCTCTTGATAACATTGGTTACATTCTTGACTTTACTTTTCATATAGAAATCTACACCGCCAAAGATATAACCAATATCCTGCTTCAATATAATTTCATTTTCAATAAAGTTCTTGCCCAAAATTGATATTTCACCACTATCTATATGAACCATATTTAAGATTGATTTAAGTGTTGTCGTTTTTCCAGCCCCATTACTGCCGATGAATCCCATGATATAGCCTTTTTCTAACTTGAATGAGATATCTTCAAGGTGAAATTTTTCATATTTTTTGTTCAATTTCTCAACTTTTAACGCTAGCATACTACAAACCCCCTTCAA
The window above is part of the Vallitalea guaymasensis genome. Proteins encoded here:
- a CDS encoding ABC transporter ATP-binding protein, whose translation is MLALKVEKLNKKYEKFHLEDISFKLEKGYIMGFIGSNGAGKTTTLKSILNMVHIDSGEISILGKNFIENEIILKQDIGYIFGGVDFYMKSKVKNVTNVIKRFYTNWNEDIYTYYLKRFKLDPDKKISELSEGMKVKYSLAIALSHNAKLFILDEPTSGLDPVARDNILDVFQELVEDGERSILFSTHITSDLEKCADYITYINNGKIVASKTKDDFIDSYRIVNGSLDQLDNIKRDLISYKINSFGFTGLIKTDRFSETDGVRVKAPSLEDIMIYYAKKEDDDE